The following proteins come from a genomic window of Macadamia integrifolia cultivar HAES 741 chromosome 14, SCU_Mint_v3, whole genome shotgun sequence:
- the LOC122060428 gene encoding 40S ribosomal protein S13, with protein sequence MGRMHSRGKGISASALPYKRTPPSWLKISGQDVEDNICKFAKKGLTPSQIGVILRDSHGIAQVRSVTGSKILRILKAHGLAPEIPEDLYHLIKKAVAIRKHLERNRKDKDSKFRLILVESRIHRLARYYKRTKKLPPVWKYESTTASTLVA encoded by the exons ATGGGTCGTATGCACAGTCGTGG TAAGGGTAtctctgcatctgctcttcccTACAAGCGGACACCTCCTAGTTGGTTGAAGATTTCTGGCCAGGAT GTGGAGGATAACATTTGCAAATTTGCCAAGAAGGGATTGACTCCATCACAGATTGGTGTTATCCTTCGAGACTCTCATGGTATTGCTCAGGTTAGGAGCGTAACTGGGAGCAAGATACTACGTATTCTGAAGGCTCATG GTCTGGCCCCTGAAATTCCGGAGGATCTGTACCACCTGATTAAGAAGGCGGTCGCTATCCGGAAGCATCTTGAGAGAAATAGGAAGGACAAAGATTCGAAGTTCAGATTGATTCTTGTAGAGAGCCGGATTCACCGACTTGCCCGCTACTACAAGCGGACAAAGAAGCTTCCACCAGTCTGGAAATA